One genomic window of Osmia bicornis bicornis chromosome 3, iOsmBic2.1, whole genome shotgun sequence includes the following:
- the LOC114871290 gene encoding uncharacterized protein LOC114871290 isoform X1, producing the protein MASIMGLQQPVASQDTVDYTGYLQSSQCHQLHGSQANGQIQSAQKSPSNDHNTSFTSTKGLLNGPGQNNCFLNSAVQVLWHLDIFRRSFRELSGHACMRESCIFCALKDLFSQLQFSQESALPPDTLRRALAESFLDQQRFQLGFMDDAAECFENILLRIHLHIASGEAEDMCSARHCVPHQKFAMTLVEQSVCGACGATSEPLPFTQMVHYVSASALTSQARQTAPNSRNSPDLFGQLLRKAGGMGDIRDCPSSCGAKIQICRTLMNRPEIVSVGVVWDSERPSLEHIMDVFATVGTSLRLSDVFHSVVDSRWGASTVHNLVGVVTYYGKHYSTFFFHTKLKVWIYFDDATVKEIGPRWEQVVEKCRRGRYQPLLLLYATPGGTPVNTENAPKTVTPFPNGNGLKTPPKNNVRRSITPSPEKPSINSTARRAITPNPDSPPHPYTQHRIYSDYQNLTDIQNNIFGNQGVDVVDGETESKYISRRAVETVMQQQKKQQMQLTRSLSAGSTPQDAISIPDHLNVPRRRDSGNWSGDRNSASSSSSTTMDNPYLYIVNKMQRNSGVPKSPTSKSGELSSSSSGHYDAGYDSYSLSSTDSLPLQQGLKHNLQLAQIPEGYQASSGDDCERLCKETDALLDKSRAAEDAGDLSTAVALCSAASSKARAAMDAPYNNPHTITIARMKHNTCVMRTRSLHRRMLQEQATINGDKEEGAPEGRHSRENSKSSQHSRQSSRDKGNHSRQNSRELLVNAPTTTTEKPATKSIEIYATLPKKKTLRSKATAVNVIEDEEYMLYDRPMQRTGLFSRTKRCDDDKKDKKRARSEERNKNVSKDFSIAPSRASPSPKGGKVEKSKENVDTVANNARNSQSNNTNGEQKQGKKQHKIRRKLLMGGLIKRKNRSMPDLREGQDGQANTNAEGTSNTLPKQSVDDSSVGLKGNEVNQSLSGYLSEGHLEFTGQGNGSPGSTSNPNLERSRLMRKSFHGSAGKVLHVAKVPPPPPLRTTSQLSKSKCSGEVHNEQQTEKSAYQSSEGQCTNNSSQEQNGTYWNHVNSGNAPGGANRTSNYTDYSSESHSLPFLPSYSMDQNGANVPGSCQPGYNNKPRIQDDVVQYANGILYEPTFVVTRADVHNEQSPVKQQNQLDSLPPYPESGNVSHSRQPSEDFPPPPYPSIHSVSHSRQASEDFPPPPPPIDDCSSHVQESQQQYHQQYQQQYQQQQYQQQQAMVSMQQRQLQLDSQHINSLLTQLQVKRDQILTSETSREEKRSEDQEEEEKSSSETWLRELQAKQAERRMKKQGSLDQDIPKVRASGPTITGPTIARRTSDLMMNSLGQAYDQASRDVTDCPRVVSSVKDMAARFEQIKLQPVPKTESEQKVPTKQNCVSPSPLLDQSQDTEEPRPMKLSTENLSNFTKPDGTSGQSIMNSSFESSSSQNTFVSTTPPNSSIQTQQSGLNQALMSMSLTLPHENGLPIDYPEDDISEVAMQNTIQNTTILPSEEDIAPRKVKRRIGKKKSVSFCDQVVLVATAEDDEKDSYIPNPILERVLRSAMNKPETAQVLREIRSLQEAEMNRENCTATKFQQQTLPLKSEADSVPATPYQDQLRSVNPIPIPDTIKPTFGRQNSNESVGSLSEKKLCGFNGNEGQDVVRETYTGLPNVSKPPTSYSPQLQQQIRYSQNGYMPYLQSQSSYPQAQTSHPRNQGIPLSQTQKPASPYPTQLHGQYVQNNVQQQKPVCQKNTYQTYYQLEQQHNQMNKQISQQQQQQQQNINQRIANHNASPITVQHSQQQFAYPPTQSPSPYPNQYTHSSYQGYPYQSVPQQNRINQPLPQYQPPPNPPATYQQQQNVQNYQQRHDNYQRPPAQKGDQQNILAPNQTYPNQLQNGQIQSNMKYPTYQHPPVSKQSKQMHFVSASKTNGTVSQSTSPLQKAVVGGAARTAPCHLCRKKQVTEPAIYCSDCDFYMSRFRPKN; encoded by the exons GACCTGTTCTCGCAGCTCCAGTTCTCGCAAGAGAGCGCACTGCCGCCCGACACTCTGCGTCGCGCTTTGGCCGAGAGCTTTCTCGATCAGCAAAGGTTTCAACTGGGATTCATGGACGATGCAGCGGAATGTTTC GAAAACATTCTTCTGCGTATACATCTCCACATCGCCAGCGGAGAAGCCGAAGATATGTGCAGTGCGAGACACTGCGTGCCACACCAGAAGTTTGCCATGACGTTGGTCGAGCAAAGTGTTTGCGGAGCTTGCGGTGCCACTTCGGAGCCTCTGCCTTTTACACAG ATGGTTCATTATGTGTCAGCGTCGGCATTAACGTCACAGGCTCGACAGACAGCTCCGAATTCTCGCAACAGCCCGGATCTGTTCGGTCAGCTTCTTCGAAAGGCTGGAGGCATGGGTGACATCAGAGACTGTCCG AGCTCCTGTGGAGCTAAAATTCAGATCTGTCGGACTCTGATGAACAGACCGGAGATCGTTTCCGTTGGAGTCGTATGGGATAGCGAACGACCGTCATTGGAACATATTATGGACGTATTTGCAACTGTGGGAACGTCTCTCAGGTTGAGCGATGTTTTCCATAGCGTGGTGGACTCTCGATGGGGTGCTTCCACTGTGCACAATCTTGTGGGAGTTGTTACATATTATGGGAAACACTATTCTACCTTCTTCTTTCATACTAAACTGAAG GTGTGGATCTACTTCGACGATGCCACGGTCAAGGAAATTGGTCCTCGCTGGGAGCAAGTCGTGGAGAAATGTAGGAGGGGACGTTATCAGCCTCTATTGCTGCTCTATGCAACTCCTGGAGGTACTCCAGTTAACACAGAGAACGCACCCAAAACTGTAACACCTTTTCCAAATGGGAATGGTTTGAAGACACCGCCGAAAAATAATGTTCGCCGATCGATCACACCGAGCCCCGAGAAACCATCGATCAACAGCACCGCCAGACGTGCCATCACACCGAATCCTGACAGTCCTCCTCATCCCTACACTCAGCACAGGATCTACAGTGATTATCAGAACCTGACTGATATCCAAAACAACATCTTTGGGAATCAA GGTGTAGATGTTGTTGATGGAGAGACAGAATCAAAGTACATCAGTCGACGTGCTGTGGAGACTGTCATGCAGCAACAAAAGAAGCAACAAATGCAGTTGACACGTAGTCTGAGTGCTGGATCCACCCCCCAGGATGCCATCAGTATTCCAGACCACCTAAATGTGCCACGAAGACGAGATTCTGGGAACTGGTCTGGTGATCGGAACAGTGCTTCCTCCAGTTCCTCAACCACCATGGACAATCCGTATTTGTATATTGTGAATAAGATGCAAAGGAATTCTGGAGTTCCAAAGAGTCCCACCAGCAAGTCTGGAGAACTCTCGAGCAGCAGCAGTGGCCATTATGATGCTGGTTATGATTCCTATTCTTTGTCCTCCACTGATAGCCTTCCACTGCAGCAGGGTCTTAAGCATAACCTACAG CTTGCCCAGATCCCGGAAGGCTACCAAGCGTCCTCTGGCGACGACTGTGAACGCCTCTGCAAGGAAACCGACGCCCTCCTGGACAAATCCAGAGCAGCAGAGGATGCAGGTGACCTGAGCACTGCAGTGGCTTTGTGCAGTGCAGCCAGCAGCAAAGCAAGAGCCGCAATGGATGCACCCTATAACAATCCCCACACGATCACTATAGCAAGGATGAAGCACAACACTTGTGTTATGAGGACCAGGAGTCTCCATAGAAGGATGCTACAGGAACAGGCAACTATTAATGGCGACAAAGAAG AAGGTGCACCAGAAGGTAGACACTCGCGAGAGAACAGTAAGTCCAGTCAGCATTCCCGTCAGAGTTCCCGAGACAAAGGGAACCACTCCAGACAAAACAGTCGCGAACTCCTAGTGAACGCTCCAACCACGACCACAGAGAAGCCAGCCACTAAGAGCATCGAGATCTACGCCACTTTGCCCAAGAAGAAGACCTTGCGCAGCAAAGCCACAGCAGTGAACGTGATCGAGGACGAAGAGTACATGCTGTACGACCGACCTATGCAGAGGACAGGATTGTTCAGTCGTACGAAGCGTTGCGACGACGATAAGAAGGACAAGAAACGTGCTCGAAGCGAAGAGAGAAATAAGAACGTTTCAAAGGACTTCTCCATAGCTCCGTCCCGGGCTTCTCCTTCTCCAAAGGGCGGTAAGGTGGAGAAGTCGAAAGAAAACGTCGACACGGTTGCCAATAACGCGCGTAACTCCCAGTCCAATAATACCAATGGAGAACAGAAACAAGGTAAGAAGCAGCACAAGATTCGCAGGAAGTTGTTGATGGGTGGGCTCATCAAGAGGAAGAACAGGAGCATGCCGGATCTGCGGGAAGGGCAGGACGGGCAGGCGAACACGAACGCGGAGGGAACCTCCAACACCTTGCCGAAGCAGTCAGTGGACGATTCCAGCGTTGGTTTGAAAGGGAACGAAGTGAACCAGTCGCTGAGCGGTTACTTGTCGGAGGGTCACCTGGAGTTCACCGGACAGGGGAACGGTAGTCCAGGCAGTACGAGCAACCCGAATCTGGAGAGAAGTCGTCTGATGAGGAAGAGCTTCCACGGCAGTGCCGGCAAAGTGTTACATGTGGCGAAGGTACCTCCGCCTCCTCCGCTCAGGACCACTTCTCAGCTTAGCAAGTCTAAGTGTTCGGGCGAAGTGCACAACGAGCAGCAGACCGAGAAATCCGCGTATCAGTCGTCAGAGGGACAGTGTACGAATAATTCATCCCAGGAGCAGAATGGGACCTACTGGAATCACGTGAACTCGGGGAACGCACCTGGAGGGGCTAACAGGACATCAAACTATACGGACTACTCGTCAGAGTCTCATTCATTGCCCTTTTTGCCATCGTATAGCATGGACCAGAATGGCGCGAATGTGCCAGGATCGTGTCAACCAGGTTACAATAACAAACCTAGGATTCAGGATGACGTGGTCCAGTATGCCAATGGAATCCTCTATGAACCCACTTTTGTGGTTACTCGAGCAGATGTCCACAATGAACAGAGCCCTGTgaaacaacagaatcaactaGATTCACTGCCTCCGTATCCTGAAAGTGGGAACGTATCCCATTCCAGACAACCCAGTGAGGATTTCCCCCCTCCACCGTACCCCTCCATTCATTCTGTCTCCCATTCGAGGCAAGCCAGTGAAGACTTTCCTCCACCCCCTCCACCAATTGATGATTGCTCTAGCCATGTCCAGGAGAGTCAGCAACAGTATCATCAACAGTACCAGCAGCAATATCAACAACAGCAATACCAGCAACAACAAGCCATGGTCTCCATGCAACAGCGTCAATTGCAATTAGACAGTCAACACATCAACAGCCTGTTGACGCAGCTACAAGTGAAGAGAGATCAGATTTTGACTTCTGAAACTTccagagaagagaagaggtCTGAGGATcaggaggaagaggagaaatCCTCCAGTGAAACTTGGCTCCGTGAGCTTCAGGCTAAGCAAGCGGAGAGGAGGATGAAGAAGCAAGGTTCTCTGGACCAGGATATCCCAAAGGTCAGAGCATCGGGTCCAACCATCACAGGGCCGACCATCGCACGAAGAACCAGTGACTTGATGATGAACAGCCTCGGCCAGGCCTACGATCAGGCCAGTCGGGATGTGACTGATTGTCCACGCGTTGTTTCTTCAGTAAAGGACATGGCTGCTAGGTTTgaacaaattaaattacaacCTGTACCTAAGACGGAATCGGAACAAAAGGTTCCAACGAAGCAGAATTGTGTTTCACCTTCTCCATTATTGGACCAATCTCAAGATACTGAAGAACCAAGACCAATGAAGCTGTCGACGGAAAATCTGAGCAATTTTACGAAACCTGATGGTACCTCGGGTCAGTCCATCATGAACTCCAGCTTCGAATCCAGTTCCAGTCAGAACACTTTTGTCTCAACAACACCGCCCAACAGTTCCATACAAACTCAACAAAGCGGATTGAATCAAGCACTTATGTCGATGTCCTTAACCTTGCCACACGAAAATGGTCTACCTATTGATTATCCTGAAGACGACATCAGCGAAGTCGCCATGCAGAACACTATCCAGAATACGACGATCCTGCCGAGCGAAGAGGATATAGCACCCAGGAAGGTGAAACGACGAATCGGGAAGAAGAAGAGCGTATCGTTCTGCGATCAAGTGGTTCTGGTAGCCACTGCCGAGGACGATGAGAAGGACTCTTATATACCCAATCCCATCCTCGAAAGGGTTCTCCGTTCGGCGATGAATAAACCAGAAACTGCACAAGTTCTTCGAGAGATAAGGAGTCTACAGGAAGCTGAAATGAATAGAGAGAACTGCACTGCTACTAAGTTCCAACAGCAAACTTTGCCACTGAAAAGCGAAGCTGACAGTGTTCCAGCGACCCCCTACCAAGATCAGCTGAGAAGCGTGAACCCTATACCAATTCCAGACACCATCAAGCCCACTTTTGGAAGACAGAACTCCAACGAATCTGTAGGGTCATTATCAGAAAAAAAACTGTGTGGTTTCAACGGGAACGAAGGGCAAGACGTAGTCAGGGAGACCTACACAGGTCTGCCTAATGTCTCTAAGCCACCAACCTCGTATTCCCCACAGCTTCAGCAGCAAATAAGATACTCCCAAAATGGATACATGCCATACTTGCAGTCCCAGTCATCGTACCCTCAAGCACAGACATCTCATCCAAGGAATCAAGGTATTCCCTTATCTCAGACACAGAAACCAGCTAGCCCGTATCCTACTCAACTCCATGGGCAATATGTCCAGAACAATGTACAGCAACAAAAACCAGTGTGTCAGAAGAACACCTACCAGACCTACTATCAATTGGAACAACAGCACAATCAGATGAACAAACAAATATcccagcaacaacaacagcaacagcaaaaCATAAACCAGAGGATTGCGAATCATAATGCGAGTCCCATAACAGTTCAGCATTCTCAGCAACAATTTGCATACCCTCCAACTCAATCGCCAAGTCCTTATCCGAATCAGTACACCCATAGTTCCTATCAAGGTTATCCCTATCAGTCTGTTCCTCAACAGAACAGGATCAACCAACCACTGCCACAGTATCAACCTCCTCCCAATCCACCAGCAACCTATCAGCAACAGCAGAATGTTCAGAATTACCAACAGAGGCATGATAATTATCAGAGACCACCAGCTCAGAAAGGAGACCAACAGAACATCCTGGCACCAAATCAGACGTATCCAAATCAGTTACAGAATGGTCAGATACAATCTAATATGAAATATCCCACTTATCAGCATCCACCTGTATCCAAACAGAGCAAACAGATGCACTTTGTGTCTGCATCAAAAACTAATGGAACGGTGAGTCAATCCACGTCTCCCTTGCAGAAAGCTGTCGTTGGAGGTGCAGCTAGAACCGCCCCCTGTCATCTCTGCAGAAAGAAACAGGTAACTGAACCAGCGATCTATTGCTCGGATTGCGACTTCTACATGTCCCGTTTCCGGCCGAAGAACTGA
- the LOC114871290 gene encoding uncharacterized protein LOC114871290 isoform X4: MENILLRIHLHIASGEAEDMCSARHCVPHQKFAMTLVEQSVCGACGATSEPLPFTQMVHYVSASALTSQARQTAPNSRNSPDLFGQLLRKAGGMGDIRDCPSSCGAKIQICRTLMNRPEIVSVGVVWDSERPSLEHIMDVFATVGTSLRLSDVFHSVVDSRWGASTVHNLVGVVTYYGKHYSTFFFHTKLKVWIYFDDATVKEIGPRWEQVVEKCRRGRYQPLLLLYATPGGTPVNTENAPKTVTPFPNGNGLKTPPKNNVRRSITPSPEKPSINSTARRAITPNPDSPPHPYTQHRIYSDYQNLTDIQNNIFGNQGVDVVDGETESKYISRRAVETVMQQQKKQQMQLTRSLSAGSTPQDAISIPDHLNVPRRRDSGNWSGDRNSASSSSSTTMDNPYLYIVNKMQRNSGVPKSPTSKSGELSSSSSGHYDAGYDSYSLSSTDSLPLQQGLKHNLQLAQIPEGYQASSGDDCERLCKETDALLDKSRAAEDAGDLSTAVALCSAASSKARAAMDAPYNNPHTITIARMKHNTCVMRTRSLHRRMLQEQATINGDKEEGAPEGRHSRENSKSSQHSRQSSRDKGNHSRQNSRELLVNAPTTTTEKPATKSIEIYATLPKKKTLRSKATAVNVIEDEEYMLYDRPMQRTGLFSRTKRCDDDKKDKKRARSEERNKNVSKDFSIAPSRASPSPKGGKVEKSKENVDTVANNARNSQSNNTNGEQKQGKKQHKIRRKLLMGGLIKRKNRSMPDLREGQDGQANTNAEGTSNTLPKQSVDDSSVGLKGNEVNQSLSGYLSEGHLEFTGQGNGSPGSTSNPNLERSRLMRKSFHGSAGKVLHVAKVPPPPPLRTTSQLSKSKCSGEVHNEQQTEKSAYQSSEGQCTNNSSQEQNGTYWNHVNSGNAPGGANRTSNYTDYSSESHSLPFLPSYSMDQNGANVPGSCQPGYNNKPRIQDDVVQYANGILYEPTFVVTRADVHNEQSPVKQQNQLDSLPPYPESGNVSHSRQPSEDFPPPPYPSIHSVSHSRQASEDFPPPPPPIDDCSSHVQESQQQYHQQYQQQYQQQQYQQQQAMVSMQQRQLQLDSQHINSLLTQLQVKRDQILTSETSREEKRSEDQEEEEKSSSETWLRELQAKQAERRMKKQGSLDQDIPKVRASGPTITGPTIARRTSDLMMNSLGQAYDQASRDVTDCPRVVSSVKDMAARFEQIKLQPVPKTESEQKVPTKQNCVSPSPLLDQSQDTEEPRPMKLSTENLSNFTKPDGTSGQSIMNSSFESSSSQNTFVSTTPPNSSIQTQQSGLNQALMSMSLTLPHENGLPIDYPEDDISEVAMQNTIQNTTILPSEEDIAPRKVKRRIGKKKSVSFCDQVVLVATAEDDEKDSYIPNPILERVLRSAMNKPETAQVLREIRSLQEAEMNRENCTATKFQQQTLPLKSEADSVPATPYQDQLRSVNPIPIPDTIKPTFGRQNSNESVGSLSEKKLCGFNGNEGQDVVRETYTGLPNVSKPPTSYSPQLQQQIRYSQNGYMPYLQSQSSYPQAQTSHPRNQGIPLSQTQKPASPYPTQLHGQYVQNNVQQQKPVCQKNTYQTYYQLEQQHNQMNKQISQQQQQQQQNINQRIANHNASPITVQHSQQQFAYPPTQSPSPYPNQYTHSSYQGYPYQSVPQQNRINQPLPQYQPPPNPPATYQQQQNVQNYQQRHDNYQRPPAQKGDQQNILAPNQTYPNQLQNGQIQSNMKYPTYQHPPVSKQSKQMHFVSASKTNGTVSQSTSPLQKAVVGGAARTAPCHLCRKKQVTEPAIYCSDCDFYMSRFRPKN, encoded by the exons ATG GAAAACATTCTTCTGCGTATACATCTCCACATCGCCAGCGGAGAAGCCGAAGATATGTGCAGTGCGAGACACTGCGTGCCACACCAGAAGTTTGCCATGACGTTGGTCGAGCAAAGTGTTTGCGGAGCTTGCGGTGCCACTTCGGAGCCTCTGCCTTTTACACAG ATGGTTCATTATGTGTCAGCGTCGGCATTAACGTCACAGGCTCGACAGACAGCTCCGAATTCTCGCAACAGCCCGGATCTGTTCGGTCAGCTTCTTCGAAAGGCTGGAGGCATGGGTGACATCAGAGACTGTCCG AGCTCCTGTGGAGCTAAAATTCAGATCTGTCGGACTCTGATGAACAGACCGGAGATCGTTTCCGTTGGAGTCGTATGGGATAGCGAACGACCGTCATTGGAACATATTATGGACGTATTTGCAACTGTGGGAACGTCTCTCAGGTTGAGCGATGTTTTCCATAGCGTGGTGGACTCTCGATGGGGTGCTTCCACTGTGCACAATCTTGTGGGAGTTGTTACATATTATGGGAAACACTATTCTACCTTCTTCTTTCATACTAAACTGAAG GTGTGGATCTACTTCGACGATGCCACGGTCAAGGAAATTGGTCCTCGCTGGGAGCAAGTCGTGGAGAAATGTAGGAGGGGACGTTATCAGCCTCTATTGCTGCTCTATGCAACTCCTGGAGGTACTCCAGTTAACACAGAGAACGCACCCAAAACTGTAACACCTTTTCCAAATGGGAATGGTTTGAAGACACCGCCGAAAAATAATGTTCGCCGATCGATCACACCGAGCCCCGAGAAACCATCGATCAACAGCACCGCCAGACGTGCCATCACACCGAATCCTGACAGTCCTCCTCATCCCTACACTCAGCACAGGATCTACAGTGATTATCAGAACCTGACTGATATCCAAAACAACATCTTTGGGAATCAA GGTGTAGATGTTGTTGATGGAGAGACAGAATCAAAGTACATCAGTCGACGTGCTGTGGAGACTGTCATGCAGCAACAAAAGAAGCAACAAATGCAGTTGACACGTAGTCTGAGTGCTGGATCCACCCCCCAGGATGCCATCAGTATTCCAGACCACCTAAATGTGCCACGAAGACGAGATTCTGGGAACTGGTCTGGTGATCGGAACAGTGCTTCCTCCAGTTCCTCAACCACCATGGACAATCCGTATTTGTATATTGTGAATAAGATGCAAAGGAATTCTGGAGTTCCAAAGAGTCCCACCAGCAAGTCTGGAGAACTCTCGAGCAGCAGCAGTGGCCATTATGATGCTGGTTATGATTCCTATTCTTTGTCCTCCACTGATAGCCTTCCACTGCAGCAGGGTCTTAAGCATAACCTACAG CTTGCCCAGATCCCGGAAGGCTACCAAGCGTCCTCTGGCGACGACTGTGAACGCCTCTGCAAGGAAACCGACGCCCTCCTGGACAAATCCAGAGCAGCAGAGGATGCAGGTGACCTGAGCACTGCAGTGGCTTTGTGCAGTGCAGCCAGCAGCAAAGCAAGAGCCGCAATGGATGCACCCTATAACAATCCCCACACGATCACTATAGCAAGGATGAAGCACAACACTTGTGTTATGAGGACCAGGAGTCTCCATAGAAGGATGCTACAGGAACAGGCAACTATTAATGGCGACAAAGAAG AAGGTGCACCAGAAGGTAGACACTCGCGAGAGAACAGTAAGTCCAGTCAGCATTCCCGTCAGAGTTCCCGAGACAAAGGGAACCACTCCAGACAAAACAGTCGCGAACTCCTAGTGAACGCTCCAACCACGACCACAGAGAAGCCAGCCACTAAGAGCATCGAGATCTACGCCACTTTGCCCAAGAAGAAGACCTTGCGCAGCAAAGCCACAGCAGTGAACGTGATCGAGGACGAAGAGTACATGCTGTACGACCGACCTATGCAGAGGACAGGATTGTTCAGTCGTACGAAGCGTTGCGACGACGATAAGAAGGACAAGAAACGTGCTCGAAGCGAAGAGAGAAATAAGAACGTTTCAAAGGACTTCTCCATAGCTCCGTCCCGGGCTTCTCCTTCTCCAAAGGGCGGTAAGGTGGAGAAGTCGAAAGAAAACGTCGACACGGTTGCCAATAACGCGCGTAACTCCCAGTCCAATAATACCAATGGAGAACAGAAACAAGGTAAGAAGCAGCACAAGATTCGCAGGAAGTTGTTGATGGGTGGGCTCATCAAGAGGAAGAACAGGAGCATGCCGGATCTGCGGGAAGGGCAGGACGGGCAGGCGAACACGAACGCGGAGGGAACCTCCAACACCTTGCCGAAGCAGTCAGTGGACGATTCCAGCGTTGGTTTGAAAGGGAACGAAGTGAACCAGTCGCTGAGCGGTTACTTGTCGGAGGGTCACCTGGAGTTCACCGGACAGGGGAACGGTAGTCCAGGCAGTACGAGCAACCCGAATCTGGAGAGAAGTCGTCTGATGAGGAAGAGCTTCCACGGCAGTGCCGGCAAAGTGTTACATGTGGCGAAGGTACCTCCGCCTCCTCCGCTCAGGACCACTTCTCAGCTTAGCAAGTCTAAGTGTTCGGGCGAAGTGCACAACGAGCAGCAGACCGAGAAATCCGCGTATCAGTCGTCAGAGGGACAGTGTACGAATAATTCATCCCAGGAGCAGAATGGGACCTACTGGAATCACGTGAACTCGGGGAACGCACCTGGAGGGGCTAACAGGACATCAAACTATACGGACTACTCGTCAGAGTCTCATTCATTGCCCTTTTTGCCATCGTATAGCATGGACCAGAATGGCGCGAATGTGCCAGGATCGTGTCAACCAGGTTACAATAACAAACCTAGGATTCAGGATGACGTGGTCCAGTATGCCAATGGAATCCTCTATGAACCCACTTTTGTGGTTACTCGAGCAGATGTCCACAATGAACAGAGCCCTGTgaaacaacagaatcaactaGATTCACTGCCTCCGTATCCTGAAAGTGGGAACGTATCCCATTCCAGACAACCCAGTGAGGATTTCCCCCCTCCACCGTACCCCTCCATTCATTCTGTCTCCCATTCGAGGCAAGCCAGTGAAGACTTTCCTCCACCCCCTCCACCAATTGATGATTGCTCTAGCCATGTCCAGGAGAGTCAGCAACAGTATCATCAACAGTACCAGCAGCAATATCAACAACAGCAATACCAGCAACAACAAGCCATGGTCTCCATGCAACAGCGTCAATTGCAATTAGACAGTCAACACATCAACAGCCTGTTGACGCAGCTACAAGTGAAGAGAGATCAGATTTTGACTTCTGAAACTTccagagaagagaagaggtCTGAGGATcaggaggaagaggagaaatCCTCCAGTGAAACTTGGCTCCGTGAGCTTCAGGCTAAGCAAGCGGAGAGGAGGATGAAGAAGCAAGGTTCTCTGGACCAGGATATCCCAAAGGTCAGAGCATCGGGTCCAACCATCACAGGGCCGACCATCGCACGAAGAACCAGTGACTTGATGATGAACAGCCTCGGCCAGGCCTACGATCAGGCCAGTCGGGATGTGACTGATTGTCCACGCGTTGTTTCTTCAGTAAAGGACATGGCTGCTAGGTTTgaacaaattaaattacaacCTGTACCTAAGACGGAATCGGAACAAAAGGTTCCAACGAAGCAGAATTGTGTTTCACCTTCTCCATTATTGGACCAATCTCAAGATACTGAAGAACCAAGACCAATGAAGCTGTCGACGGAAAATCTGAGCAATTTTACGAAACCTGATGGTACCTCGGGTCAGTCCATCATGAACTCCAGCTTCGAATCCAGTTCCAGTCAGAACACTTTTGTCTCAACAACACCGCCCAACAGTTCCATACAAACTCAACAAAGCGGATTGAATCAAGCACTTATGTCGATGTCCTTAACCTTGCCACACGAAAATGGTCTACCTATTGATTATCCTGAAGACGACATCAGCGAAGTCGCCATGCAGAACACTATCCAGAATACGACGATCCTGCCGAGCGAAGAGGATATAGCACCCAGGAAGGTGAAACGACGAATCGGGAAGAAGAAGAGCGTATCGTTCTGCGATCAAGTGGTTCTGGTAGCCACTGCCGAGGACGATGAGAAGGACTCTTATATACCCAATCCCATCCTCGAAAGGGTTCTCCGTTCGGCGATGAATAAACCAGAAACTGCACAAGTTCTTCGAGAGATAAGGAGTCTACAGGAAGCTGAAATGAATAGAGAGAACTGCACTGCTACTAAGTTCCAACAGCAAACTTTGCCACTGAAAAGCGAAGCTGACAGTGTTCCAGCGACCCCCTACCAAGATCAGCTGAGAAGCGTGAACCCTATACCAATTCCAGACACCATCAAGCCCACTTTTGGAAGACAGAACTCCAACGAATCTGTAGGGTCATTATCAGAAAAAAAACTGTGTGGTTTCAACGGGAACGAAGGGCAAGACGTAGTCAGGGAGACCTACACAGGTCTGCCTAATGTCTCTAAGCCACCAACCTCGTATTCCCCACAGCTTCAGCAGCAAATAAGATACTCCCAAAATGGATACATGCCATACTTGCAGTCCCAGTCATCGTACCCTCAAGCACAGACATCTCATCCAAGGAATCAAGGTATTCCCTTATCTCAGACACAGAAACCAGCTAGCCCGTATCCTACTCAACTCCATGGGCAATATGTCCAGAACAATGTACAGCAACAAAAACCAGTGTGTCAGAAGAACACCTACCAGACCTACTATCAATTGGAACAACAGCACAATCAGATGAACAAACAAATATcccagcaacaacaacagcaacagcaaaaCATAAACCAGAGGATTGCGAATCATAATGCGAGTCCCATAACAGTTCAGCATTCTCAGCAACAATTTGCATACCCTCCAACTCAATCGCCAAGTCCTTATCCGAATCAGTACACCCATAGTTCCTATCAAGGTTATCCCTATCAGTCTGTTCCTCAACAGAACAGGATCAACCAACCACTGCCACAGTATCAACCTCCTCCCAATCCACCAGCAACCTATCAGCAACAGCAGAATGTTCAGAATTACCAACAGAGGCATGATAATTATCAGAGACCACCAGCTCAGAAAGGAGACCAACAGAACATCCTGGCACCAAATCAGACGTATCCAAATCAGTTACAGAATGGTCAGATACAATCTAATATGAAATATCCCACTTATCAGCATCCACCTGTATCCAAACAGAGCAAACAGATGCACTTTGTGTCTGCATCAAAAACTAATGGAACGGTGAGTCAATCCACGTCTCCCTTGCAGAAAGCTGTCGTTGGAGGTGCAGCTAGAACCGCCCCCTGTCATCTCTGCAGAAAGAAACAGGTAACTGAACCAGCGATCTATTGCTCGGATTGCGACTTCTACATGTCCCGTTTCCGGCCGAAGAACTGA